A region of Argentina anserina chromosome 5, drPotAnse1.1, whole genome shotgun sequence DNA encodes the following proteins:
- the LOC126794699 gene encoding uncharacterized protein LOC126794699, whose product MEKCESRTVYFLVKFVGGGPGHGLYEVKIERGKILGKLGGLLDPLCKFFDRSNPEIPKEYLLSATRFGSRSGLYLLQHEGPGGWWLRESSTRSHNSYEGRIFDTMSKKLMPFKKMPSVKKAAVLISAYGKLYHLAHFWSNAPDPDPSFEVYDPDAGFWTKLPRLPYDGRYLIAGYALCCDCILISMWGHTRGNFWVYQVTLDQWKQIIIPTEDANDICPFHGRAVVVGDTIYALSFYGSIIAYSMIMEKLADGSLKFSLGKQICLCGLHSLFLRDPECSPRTQCLVHLGGLNFCLFQTVSRDFTTQRVWITTFDIVSSGGRKLIRTLDSTMRKVAIKGLGQFRLEYSGFCLECEDLEPKGKETMATSSKMQPTDAPQLHMHEKAKIKIIKRQIQKQRRKMMNHRSKRLAAMQKLFMS is encoded by the exons ATGGAGAAGTGCGAATCTAGAACTGTTTACTTTCTGGTGAAATTTGTTGGTGGCGGCCCGGGACATGGCCTATATGAAGTAAAGATAGAAAGAGGGAAAATTTTAGGAAAACTTGGTGGATTACTTGATCCTTTATGCAAGTTTTTTGATAGGAGCAATCCTGAGATTCCCAAGGAATATCTTTTGAGTGCTACTAGGTTCGGCAGCCGCTCCGGATTGTACTTATTGCAACACGAAGGGCCTGGTGGCTGGTGGCTCAGGGAGAGCAGCACCCGCAGCCATAACTCGTATGAAGGACGGATATTTGACACAATGAGCAAGAAATTGATGCCATTTAAGAAGATGCCTAGCGTTAAGAAAGCTGCAGTTTTGATTTCTGCTTATGGCAAGCTTTATCATCTTGCACATTTCTGGTCCAATGCGCCTGACCCGGACCCCTCTTTTGAGGTATATGATCCAGACGCCGGCTTCTGGACCAAACTCCCTAGACTCCCTTATGATGGTAGGTATCTCATTGCTGGTTATGCTTTATGTTGCGACTGTATCTTGATCTCTATGTGGGGGCATACGAGAGGTAACTTCTGGGTATATCAGGTGACTTTGGATCAGTGGAAACAAATTATTATTCCTACTGAAGATGCAAATGATATCTGTCCTTTCCATGGTAGAGCTGTGGTTGTAGGTGATACTATATATGCCTTATCCTTTTACGGGAGTATCATAGCATACTCTATGATCATGGAAAAATTGGCTGACGGTAGTCTCAAATTCTCCCTTGGAAAACAAATCTGTTTGTGTGGCTTGCATTCTCTTTTTCTGAGGGATCCTGAATGCTCTCCAAGAACACAGTGTTTGGTTCATTTGGGGGGCTTGAACTTTTGCCTATTCCAAACTGTCAGTAGAGATTTTACTACTCAACGTGTGTGGATCACCACCTTTGATATCGTCTCCAGTGGAGGAAGAAAGCTCATTCGTACTCTAGATAGTACCATGCGTAAAGTGGCTATTAAGGGTCTTGGTCAATTCCGTCTTGAATATTCAGGATTTTGTCT AGAGTGTGAGGATTTAGAACCCAAAGGGAAAGAGACTATGGCTACCTCCAGCAAAATGCAGCCAACTGATGCTCCTCAATTGCACATGCATGAAAAG gctaaaatcaaaatcataaagAGGCAGATTCAGAAACAGAgaagaaagatgatgaatcaCAGATCAAAGAGGTTGGCCGCGATGCAAAAGCTGTTCATGTCATGA
- the LOC126795414 gene encoding uncharacterized protein LOC126795414: MPTTQTLPNQFPVDKMVKDLFRRLTGGPKTREYNIKSLRAVKRNQKRRKMNYENEVSGVDVIGYQIKSYRKRQAIIRLRGGVELKASFVEFCKKRKAISCFNATRQVSHEFVLAPIFISHNKKKGKTLLFYERYDCLLADWREGNDGWWQQATLEQIRATKYMHDKGFIHTSLNSPSNFAIKDNKLKMLNITSSLQQYRDKHPHTNEENIKRDNLKSLRDLLRSKYQEKKVLTHDDEAFFSLFDHDDIKNYLHFYEELVHKLITHPYAMDYSEYMLSFQRLQLADERGYLKKSLEELMEGQQFSSTKTG, from the exons ATGCCTACAACTCAAACATTGCCAAATCAATTTCCAGTTGACAAGATGGTCAAGGATTTGTTTAGAAGATTGACTGGAGGGCCCAAGACACGGGAATACAACATCAAATCTCTAAGAGCTGTTAAAAGGAAccagaaaagaagaaagatgaatTATGAG aACGAGGTATCTGGTGTAGATGTCATTGGTTATCAGATTAAGAGTTATCGAAAAAGGCAGGCAATAATAAGACTTAGGGGAGGGGTAGAACTTAAAGCTAGCTTTGTAGAATTTTGTAAAAAGAGGAAAGCAATTAGTTGCTTCAATGCAACTCGTCAAGTCAGCCATGAGTTTGTTTTGGCGCCTATATTCATCAGTCACAATAAAAAGAAGGGTAAGACATTACTATTCTACGAAAGGTATGACTGCTTGTTGGCTGATTGGAGAGAAGGGAATGATGGTTGGTGGCAGCAAGCTACCCT AGAACAAATTCGGGCCACAAAGTATATGCACGACAAAGGATTTATTCATACAAGCCTCAACAGCCCAAGCAACTTTGCTATTAAAGATAACAAGTTAAAGATGCTTAACATCACTTCAAGCCTACAACAGTACCGAGACAAACATCCACATACTAATGAGGAGAACATCAAGAGGGACAATCTTAAAAGCCTTAGGGATTTGTTGAGGTCAAAGTACCAGGAGAAAAAGGTTCTCACTCATGATGATGAAGCGTTTTTCAGCTTATTTGACCACGATGATATCAAGAATTATCTTCATTT CTACGAAGAATTGGTTCATAAGCTAATCACTCATCCATATGCTATGGATTATAGTGAGTACATGTTGAGCTTCCAACGTCTTCAATTGGCAGATGAGAGAGGCTACCTGAAAAAGAGTTTAGAGGAGCTAATGGAAGGCCAACAGTTCTCCAGTACCAAAACTGGATAG
- the LOC126795001 gene encoding uncharacterized protein LOC126795001, with the protein MTHPCSELSEAADPHGSNLAADPVPDLSNQPLKEGECRRVCFMLNLGGGSRYGHSLYEVKTKGGKILGKGGEFLEPVSKLFDTSNPHVRQDHILAATRFNSRTKLYMLQYEGYSNCSTRKNYSYQAHTFDIMTRELKPFKPPEQHKTAALLISAYGKLYHLAQPSAFEYGMPDPAFEVYDPHAGSWKRCSPFPRYGNKDWSSSNIRGHAICYGCILVSVDEPPESPLWVYHVTLDKWSEVKIPIKEDSDYIYYTFAGKAVVIDDTIYAISGIEEVITFSLMMKQMADGSIEYSVNKPRQLHGLRTCFFMDSDCYKRSECLVHLGGLNFCLLQSIMKYYNRQRVWITTFDIIYKEGKRRIRTLDTTMREIDINCLGRFRIESGFTLECEEEREIVSTSSMMQPTDDPRLCKLQQAVNDKIRKQIRRRRQKTSKPRSRKLALLGNLFRPCREPKFGVY; encoded by the exons ATGACTCACCCCTGCAGTGAGCTTAGTGAAGCAGCAGATCCTCATGGTTCAAACTTGGCTGCTGATCCAGTTCCTGACTTAAG CAATCAACCCTTGAAGGAGGGGGAATGCAGaagagtttgtttcatgttgAACTTAGGAGGGGGTAGTCGATATGGGCACTCCCTATATGAAGTAAAGACCAAAGGCGGAAAAATCTTGGGAAAAGGTGGTGAATTTCTTGAACCAGTATCCAAGTTATTCGATACAAGTAACCCTCATGTTCGACAGGATCATATCCTGGCAGCTACCAGGTTCAACAGCCGTACCAAATTGTATATGTTGCAATATGAGGGTTATAGCAACTGCAGCACTCGCAAGAATTACTCATATCAAGCACACACTTTTGACATAATGACTAGGGAATTGAAGCCGTTCAAGCCCCCTGAGCAGCATAAGACAGCTGCACTTTTAATTTCAGCTTATGGAAAGCTTTATCATCTCGCACAACCCTCAGCCTTTGAGTATGGAATGCCGGACCCTGCCTTTGAGGTTTATGATCCACACGCCGGCTCCTGGAAGAGATGCTCTCCGTTTCCTCGCTATGGGAATAAGGATTGGTCTAGCTCTAACATACGTGGTCATGCTATTTGTTACGGCTGTATTTTGGTTTCTGTAGATGAGCCTCCTGAATCTCCGTTGTGGGTATATCATGTGACTTTGGATAAATGGAGTGAGGTTAAAATCCCTATCAAGGAGGATTCAgattatatttattatactTTTGCAGGGAAAGCTGTAGTTATAGACGATACTATTTATGCCATATCTGGAATCGAAGAAGTTATAACATTTTCTCTTATGATGAAACAAATGGCAGATGGTAGTATTGAGTACTCTGTGAACAAGCCGCGTCAGCTGCATGGCTTGCGGACTTGTTTTTTCATGGATTCTGATTGCTATAAAAGAAGTGAGTGTTTGGTTCATTTGGGGGGGTTGAACTTTTGCCTTCTGCAAAGTATCATGAAATATTATAACAGGCAACGTGTGTGGATCACCACATTTGATATCATATACAAAGAAGGAAAGAGGCGCATCCGTACTTTAGATACTACTATGCGTGAAATTGATATCAACTGTCTTGGTCGATTTCGTATTGAATCAGGCTTCACGCT AGaatgtgaagaagaaagagagattgTTAGCACCAGCAGCATGATGCAGCCAACTGATGATCCTCGATTGTGCAAGCTTCAGCag GCGGTAAATGACAAGATAAGGAAGCAGATTCGGAGACGGAGACAGAAGACATCGAAGCCGAGATCACGAAAGTTAGCCTTGTTGGGTAATCTGTTCAGACCCTGTCGAGAACCAAAGTTTGGTGTTTACTGA